The following proteins are encoded in a genomic region of Sorangiineae bacterium MSr12523:
- a CDS encoding alpha/beta fold hydrolase gives MSLSGHYWTIAPFVSHVARRPRPVAAGALTAVEPWSAVVANDAFGDIRLLGELRRASHRSPRPRALLVVIHGLGGSSESHYIRPATRAAQDLDIACLCLNLRGVGGGAAEDFYHAGLWQDVDAALANGTLAEYTDIYMFGYSMGGHVGLRYATEKLDPRVRAVAAVCSPLDLDRSASAIDRPARWIYRQHVLRGLKRMVAPVVRRKKIPISITEMLSISTLRTWDRRIVAPHHGFDSAEDYYAKASVASRLAHLQRPALLVAAPADPMVESNTVRPALEHAPALLDVRWASRGGHVGFPRSLDLGERGPLGLEHQVLAWLLRQGP, from the coding sequence ATGTCTCTTTCCGGCCACTACTGGACCATCGCCCCGTTCGTTTCGCACGTTGCCCGACGCCCCCGTCCCGTAGCGGCGGGTGCGTTGACCGCCGTCGAACCATGGAGCGCCGTCGTCGCGAACGATGCGTTCGGCGACATCCGTCTGCTTGGCGAGCTTCGCCGCGCTTCCCATCGCTCGCCGCGTCCTCGGGCGCTCCTGGTGGTGATTCATGGCTTGGGCGGCAGCAGCGAGAGCCACTACATCCGCCCCGCCACGCGCGCCGCGCAGGATCTGGACATCGCGTGCCTATGCCTGAATCTGCGCGGGGTGGGCGGAGGCGCCGCCGAGGACTTCTACCACGCCGGACTCTGGCAAGACGTGGACGCCGCCCTGGCCAACGGCACACTTGCAGAATACACGGACATCTACATGTTCGGCTATTCGATGGGCGGCCACGTCGGCCTTCGCTACGCCACCGAGAAACTCGACCCTCGCGTGCGCGCCGTGGCGGCGGTCTGCTCACCGCTCGATCTGGATCGCTCGGCATCGGCCATCGACCGGCCGGCGCGCTGGATCTACCGCCAGCACGTGTTGCGCGGGCTCAAGCGCATGGTCGCTCCGGTGGTGCGCCGCAAGAAGATTCCCATTTCGATCACGGAGATGCTCAGCATCTCCACCCTGCGCACATGGGACCGGCGCATCGTGGCGCCGCACCATGGATTCGACAGCGCGGAGGACTACTACGCCAAGGCGAGCGTGGCATCGCGCCTCGCGCACTTGCAACGCCCCGCACTGCTCGTGGCCGCGCCCGCCGATCCCATGGTGGAGTCCAACACCGTGCGGCCGGCGCTCGAACATGCGCCGGCGCTGCTCGATGTTCGGTGGGCCAGCCGCGGAGGCCACGTCGGCTTTCCGCGTTCGCTCGATCTCGGGGAGCGCGGGCCGTTGGGGCTCGAGCACCAGGTGCTTGCGTGGCTCTTACGCCAAGGCCCGTGA
- a CDS encoding saccharopine dehydrogenase NADP-binding domain-containing protein: MAIDSGRRFDVVVFGATGFTGKLVAEYLARGERAKRLRWAIAGRDKKKLENLKAELVRVDPALGDALGILVADSSDRGSLDEMARQTKVVATTVGPYVTYGRELASACAENGTHYADLTGEVPFIRESIDRNHARARETGARIVHSAGFDSIPSDMGVFMLHQHFAAQDQKLARAWFFVEALKGAMSGGTVATMTTIFEGASRDRNMRRLLMNPYALSDGERGPDSDRYKIRFESRIGKWVCPFLMSAINTRNVHRSNALLGYPYGRDFRYSEEMSTGSGPAGFARATAISGGMATFATLAATSVGRRVIKPFQPSPGEGPSADAREAGFFKIRIIGESEARSGETPVRADAEIHGHRDPGYGETALMLAESALCLALDPLESKGGVLTTSAAMGTHLLERLRAAGMTFRVAPR, translated from the coding sequence ATGGCCATTGACTCGGGAAGACGCTTCGATGTCGTCGTGTTCGGGGCTACGGGATTTACGGGGAAGCTCGTGGCGGAATATTTGGCGAGGGGGGAAAGAGCGAAGCGGCTTCGGTGGGCGATTGCGGGGAGGGATAAGAAAAAGCTGGAGAACCTGAAGGCGGAATTGGTGCGCGTCGATCCGGCGCTGGGGGATGCGCTCGGGATACTCGTGGCCGATTCGTCGGATCGTGGATCGCTCGATGAGATGGCGCGGCAGACCAAGGTGGTGGCCACCACTGTGGGGCCCTATGTGACGTATGGGCGGGAGCTCGCGTCGGCGTGTGCCGAGAATGGGACACATTATGCGGATTTGACGGGGGAAGTTCCCTTCATTCGCGAGAGCATCGATCGGAACCATGCGCGCGCACGCGAAACGGGGGCGCGCATCGTCCATAGTGCGGGGTTCGACTCCATTCCGTCCGACATGGGCGTATTCATGCTGCACCAGCATTTCGCGGCGCAGGACCAAAAGCTTGCGCGCGCGTGGTTCTTCGTCGAGGCGCTCAAGGGTGCCATGAGCGGAGGCACCGTGGCGACCATGACCACGATCTTCGAAGGAGCCTCGCGTGACCGCAACATGAGACGCCTTCTCATGAATCCCTATGCGCTATCCGATGGAGAACGAGGACCGGATTCGGACCGCTACAAGATTCGCTTCGAATCACGCATTGGCAAATGGGTTTGCCCTTTTCTCATGAGCGCCATCAATACACGCAACGTCCATCGCTCGAATGCGCTACTCGGATATCCCTATGGACGCGATTTTCGATATTCGGAGGAGATGAGCACCGGCAGTGGCCCCGCCGGCTTTGCGCGGGCCACCGCCATCTCCGGGGGAATGGCCACCTTTGCCACCTTGGCGGCGACCAGCGTCGGGCGGCGCGTGATCAAACCGTTTCAGCCCTCCCCCGGGGAAGGCCCCTCCGCGGACGCCAGGGAGGCGGGCTTCTTCAAGATTCGCATCATCGGCGAAAGCGAAGCGCGCTCGGGCGAGACGCCCGTCCGGGCCGATGCGGAGATCCATGGACATCGCGATCCTGGTTACGGCGAAACCGCGTTGATGCTCGCCGAATCCGCCCTTTGCCTGGCGCTGGACCCCTTGGAATCCAAGGGCGGGGTACTCACCACCTCGGCGGCCATGGGAACGCATCTTTTGGAACGCCTGCGTGCGGCCGGAATGACATTTCGCGTCGCCCCGCGCTAA
- a CDS encoding antibiotic biosynthesis monooxygenase: protein MSNTLTVIAYLHAKPGQEKKLLDELVALQEASIAEPGCISYQPYVEGKNPHRVAVVEEWKDRAALNAHFETPHFQRFASTLEQRLAEPFVIKYFASIEG from the coding sequence ATGTCCAATACGCTGACCGTCATTGCTTATTTGCATGCCAAGCCGGGGCAGGAGAAAAAGCTGCTGGACGAGCTGGTCGCGCTGCAGGAAGCCTCGATTGCCGAGCCGGGCTGCATTTCCTATCAGCCGTACGTGGAAGGCAAAAATCCGCACCGCGTTGCCGTCGTCGAGGAGTGGAAGGACCGCGCCGCGCTGAATGCGCACTTCGAGACGCCGCACTTCCAGCGCTTCGCCTCGACACTCGAACAGCGGCTCGCCGAGCCCTTCGTCATCAAATATTTCGCGTCCATCGAAGGCTGA
- a CDS encoding antibiotic biosynthesis monooxygenase: protein MRCTTLLTSLLLSCAVLATACASTPSATSPGTVTSSPSTASKRLIARVWHGRTAANKADEYARYLDENGVKKILAIEGNRGCQMFRRIDGEVAEFFVISYWESRDAIKKFAGADIEKTHNLPRDPEFLLELEPQVRHFDVIVGQSP from the coding sequence ATGCGATGCACGACGCTGCTCACGTCCCTCTTGCTTTCGTGCGCCGTACTCGCCACGGCGTGCGCCTCCACTCCATCGGCGACCTCACCCGGAACGGTCACCTCATCACCGAGCACCGCATCGAAGAGGCTCATCGCCCGCGTGTGGCACGGCCGAACGGCGGCGAACAAGGCCGACGAATACGCACGCTACCTCGATGAGAACGGCGTGAAAAAGATCCTCGCCATCGAGGGCAATCGTGGATGCCAAATGTTTCGCCGCATCGACGGTGAAGTCGCCGAGTTTTTCGTCATTTCCTATTGGGAAAGCCGCGATGCCATCAAGAAATTCGCGGGCGCGGACATCGAAAAGACGCACAATCTGCCGCGCGATCCCGAGTTCCTCCTCGAGCTCGAACCGCAGGTGCGGCACTTCGACGTCATTGTCGGTCAATCGCCATAG
- a CDS encoding LysR family transcriptional regulator, translating into MDRVRALAWFCKVVEEESISQAARTLRVSKAAVSKVLSSLEEELGVTLLHRTTRTVRATATGRVVYTHARTVLEQMRELEAAANAEKAEPSGTLRITAPVAFGHLHLRAHIAAFIAKYPSVRIELVLTDRYIRLAEEGFDVAIRVTRSLDDEDVVAIPLARTRMIACASPEYLSRAGKPRSPRDLPRHTCISYSAPGVTGRLPWHFDDEAVLLDPAIRVDNSVLLCDLARAGTGIAFLLSFVCASDLKSGNLISLFPKAKTEESTVFALYPSPGHATAKIRAFMEYLKSAYGGMGEWA; encoded by the coding sequence ATGGATCGGGTTCGGGCGCTCGCATGGTTTTGCAAGGTGGTGGAAGAGGAGAGCATCTCCCAAGCGGCGCGCACGTTGCGGGTCTCGAAGGCAGCGGTCAGCAAGGTGCTGTCGTCGCTGGAGGAGGAGCTCGGGGTCACTTTGCTTCACCGCACGACGCGGACGGTTCGGGCCACGGCGACGGGGAGGGTAGTGTACACGCACGCGCGCACGGTGCTGGAGCAAATGCGTGAGCTCGAGGCTGCGGCCAACGCGGAAAAGGCGGAGCCGAGCGGCACGTTGCGCATCACTGCGCCCGTCGCCTTCGGGCATTTGCATTTGCGCGCGCACATCGCGGCCTTCATCGCGAAGTACCCCTCCGTTCGCATCGAGTTGGTTCTCACCGACCGTTATATCCGTCTCGCCGAAGAGGGCTTCGACGTCGCCATCCGCGTAACCCGTTCCCTCGACGACGAAGACGTAGTCGCCATTCCTCTCGCCCGCACGCGCATGATCGCGTGCGCCTCCCCCGAGTACCTCTCCCGCGCCGGCAAACCGCGCAGCCCGCGCGATCTGCCGCGCCACACGTGCATCAGCTACTCCGCCCCGGGGGTGACCGGTCGCCTCCCCTGGCACTTCGACGACGAAGCCGTCCTGCTCGATCCTGCGATTCGCGTCGACAACAGCGTCCTCCTCTGCGACCTCGCCCGCGCAGGAACCGGAATCGCGTTTCTTCTCTCTTTCGTGTGCGCGTCGGATTTGAAGAGCGGAAACTTGATTTCTTTGTTCCCCAAAGCGAAGACCGAAGAGAGCACCGTCTTCGCGTTGTACCCGTCACCGGGCCATGCGACGGCGAAGATTCGGGCTTTCATGGAGTATCTGAAGAGTGCTTATGGGGGAATGGGAGAATGGGCATGA
- a CDS encoding PaaI family thioesterase has protein sequence MIERIATWIGESPFGRELAVQVQAADSESVSLLFPHDDRHGAGGALRSSASGKVGMHGGAIASLVTMGSQAVVRSVAGDFDAPSSIVSLDVAYVRSTRSSLTATTRAVRHVRELVFLETEIAGEDGAITARASSVVRLGPAAGETGGRGIVAPIGEGNPHLLDAFRSALRTIPFIASRELGIAAAGPGRVDMTLGAPEANRDRTGAIHEGAALTLLDVAGATSPWTVATPSARAAGATVSLSAHFVAPLPSDGLLARATVRAADARMCWSDVALLGRTGETLHAFGTVAYRYGD, from the coding sequence ATGATCGAGCGGATTGCCACGTGGATTGGTGAAAGCCCTTTTGGGCGTGAGCTAGCCGTGCAGGTGCAGGCGGCCGATTCCGAATCGGTGAGCCTTCTCTTTCCGCACGATGATCGCCACGGTGCGGGCGGTGCTCTGCGGTCCTCGGCTTCGGGTAAGGTGGGCATGCACGGTGGTGCGATTGCTTCGTTGGTGACCATGGGGTCGCAGGCGGTGGTGCGTTCCGTGGCGGGGGATTTCGACGCGCCGTCGAGCATCGTTTCGCTGGACGTCGCGTACGTGCGCTCGACGCGAAGCTCGCTCACCGCGACGACGCGTGCGGTGCGGCATGTGCGCGAGTTGGTCTTTCTGGAGACGGAAATCGCGGGCGAAGACGGCGCGATCACGGCGCGGGCTTCGTCGGTGGTGCGGCTGGGGCCCGCTGCGGGCGAGACGGGCGGGCGCGGCATCGTGGCGCCGATCGGGGAGGGGAATCCGCATTTGTTGGATGCGTTTCGTTCGGCGCTCCGCACGATTCCGTTCATCGCATCGCGGGAGCTGGGCATCGCCGCGGCCGGGCCGGGGCGGGTGGACATGACGTTGGGTGCGCCGGAGGCGAACCGGGATCGCACGGGGGCCATCCACGAGGGGGCTGCGCTGACGTTGCTCGATGTGGCGGGGGCTACGTCGCCGTGGACGGTGGCCACGCCATCGGCACGCGCGGCGGGGGCTACGGTTTCACTGAGTGCCCATTTCGTGGCGCCGTTGCCGAGCGATGGTTTGCTCGCGCGCGCCACGGTTCGTGCGGCGGATGCGCGCATGTGTTGGTCCGATGTCGCGCTGTTGGGGCGCACGGGCGAGACGCTGCACGCGTTCGGGACCGTGGCATACCGCTATGGCGATTGA
- a CDS encoding phosphate/phosphite/phosphonate ABC transporter substrate-binding protein, which translates to MSNMVSGTGQKGQMKRLVFALAWQGSSEPVGERFGELTTWLSEQTGFAITPRMSLSYVELERMVRTGQAHLAWLPPLVYLRLEREKQVAHLVKSERAGHASFHAAMIVRADSPIRSLEMLRGSRAAWVDRWSASGYVIPRATLAAKGFSPRDLFREERFYGSHEAVVGAVLSGRANIGGTYAQLTEQGRLLRGAWTPIRGGEAGIRVLMTVGAIPGDVVAAHASLDDTERDKLTQALLAMPKDAHMGKIMRRIFGAEGFQDGPLTGYEVLRGAIEDESK; encoded by the coding sequence ATGAGCAATATGGTGTCCGGCACCGGGCAAAAAGGGCAGATGAAGCGACTGGTATTTGCCCTTGCTTGGCAGGGAAGCTCGGAGCCGGTGGGTGAACGATTCGGCGAGCTCACGACGTGGCTGAGTGAGCAGACCGGTTTTGCCATCACCCCGCGCATGTCGCTCTCGTACGTCGAGTTGGAACGAATGGTTCGCACTGGGCAAGCGCACCTTGCTTGGCTGCCGCCGCTCGTCTACCTGCGGCTCGAGCGCGAGAAGCAGGTCGCGCATCTGGTCAAGAGCGAACGCGCCGGCCACGCCAGCTTTCACGCGGCCATGATCGTGCGCGCCGACTCGCCGATTCGCTCGCTCGAGATGCTGCGCGGTTCGCGCGCGGCCTGGGTCGACCGCTGGAGTGCCTCCGGCTATGTCATTCCGCGCGCGACCTTGGCCGCCAAAGGCTTCTCCCCGCGCGATCTCTTCCGCGAGGAGCGCTTCTACGGCTCGCACGAGGCCGTGGTCGGGGCGGTGCTTTCGGGGCGCGCCAACATCGGCGGTACCTATGCGCAGCTCACCGAGCAAGGCCGGCTGCTACGCGGCGCCTGGACTCCGATTCGCGGTGGGGAAGCCGGTATTCGCGTGCTCATGACCGTCGGGGCGATCCCCGGCGACGTCGTCGCAGCCCACGCCTCCTTGGACGACACGGAGCGCGACAAGCTCACGCAGGCGCTCCTTGCCATGCCCAAGGACGCGCACATGGGTAAGATCATGCGCCGCATCTTCGGCGCCGAAGGGTTCCAGGACGGTCCACTCACGGGTTACGAAGTCTTACGGGGGGCCATCGAGGACGAATCGAAATGA
- a CDS encoding four helix bundle protein produces MNEDSLPRLDHENLDVYRLALDFLRLAFQLMSALPRGESELKAQLKTAAMSIPLNVAEGVGKPTVADRARFHAIARGSAMECAALIDVCLVAGYISEVDARQCKHLLVRIVAMLTKMCR; encoded by the coding sequence ATGAACGAAGACAGCCTCCCGCGACTCGACCATGAGAATTTAGACGTCTACCGCCTCGCCTTGGACTTCCTTCGTCTGGCGTTTCAATTGATGTCCGCCCTCCCGCGAGGCGAGAGTGAGCTGAAGGCACAGCTAAAAACGGCAGCGATGTCGATTCCGCTGAACGTAGCGGAGGGTGTAGGAAAGCCGACGGTCGCGGACCGTGCCCGATTCCATGCCATCGCACGAGGTTCAGCGATGGAATGCGCGGCCTTGATAGACGTCTGTCTGGTCGCAGGCTACATCAGCGAGGTGGACGCTCGGCAATGCAAGCACCTGCTCGTACGTATCGTGGCGATGCTGACGAAGATGTGCCGATGA
- a CDS encoding STAS domain-containing protein produces MNDNGHPAISVGGLRFEWDMDGGRVLASGHPVMSLWTETTMARFMSAIHRMVGTDRLNLALYGSGEATAEAEWSQFMDRASSFEEGLRAICSVAPLLGLGHWELVALDREKKELRFRARNSWESVYQRALGVSWGSSSLAGRFAAYAKRLFGENCWADQTAFTTQGDAWDEFVARPSDRTVEGQLEALISADKATRADLDAALDRLKQEVHERKQAEERLKREIHDRKQAEQTLLDKLEIIRRQEDSIRAMSTPILQLWEGVLALPVIGLVDNVRANQMMESLLDAIVKTQARFTILDLTGVDAMDTSAADHLLKVVRAARLLGTRCVISGISPDMAQTIVGLELDLAELSSFSTLESALRYTLR; encoded by the coding sequence GACATGGATGGGGGACGCGTGCTTGCATCGGGCCATCCCGTCATGTCCCTCTGGACCGAGACGACGATGGCTCGGTTCATGTCGGCCATCCACAGGATGGTCGGCACGGATCGCTTGAACCTCGCGCTGTATGGATCGGGAGAGGCCACGGCGGAGGCCGAGTGGTCCCAATTCATGGATCGCGCATCGAGCTTCGAAGAGGGATTGCGCGCCATCTGCAGCGTCGCGCCTCTTTTGGGGCTCGGGCATTGGGAGCTCGTCGCACTCGACCGCGAAAAGAAGGAGCTGCGCTTTCGCGCGAGGAACAGTTGGGAGAGCGTCTACCAGCGCGCGCTTGGAGTCTCCTGGGGCTCGAGCTCCCTGGCCGGCCGCTTCGCCGCGTACGCAAAGCGCCTTTTCGGCGAGAATTGTTGGGCCGACCAGACGGCGTTCACCACGCAGGGCGATGCGTGGGACGAATTCGTGGCGCGCCCTTCGGATCGCACGGTGGAAGGGCAGCTGGAGGCGCTGATCTCGGCCGACAAGGCCACGCGTGCCGATCTGGACGCGGCGCTCGACCGGCTGAAGCAAGAGGTCCACGAGCGCAAACAGGCCGAGGAACGGCTCAAACGAGAGATCCACGATCGGAAGCAAGCCGAGCAAACGCTGTTGGACAAACTCGAGATCATCCGCCGTCAGGAGGATTCGATCCGGGCCATGTCCACACCGATTTTGCAGCTCTGGGAGGGGGTGTTGGCCCTTCCGGTGATTGGATTGGTCGACAATGTCCGCGCCAATCAAATGATGGAGAGCTTGCTCGACGCCATCGTGAAGACGCAGGCGCGCTTTACGATTTTGGATCTCACCGGTGTCGATGCGATGGATACGAGCGCAGCCGATCACTTGCTCAAGGTGGTGCGGGCAGCGCGTCTTTTGGGCACCCGCTGCGTAATTTCGGGCATTTCACCGGACATGGCCCAAACCATCGTGGGGCTCGAGCTCGATCTGGCGGAGCTCTCGTCATTCAGTACCTTGGAGTCGGCGCTTCGGTATACGCTGCGCTGA
- a CDS encoding NADH:flavin oxidoreductase encodes MSLSSNTHAALAPFTSALAGLSLRNRAAVAPMTRVSTAGDGVPTDAMRRYYADFAKGGFGLIITEGNYPDLAHSQAYDRQPGLATDEQANAWRPIVADVHAAGAKIFVQLMHAGALVQGNRYRTQSVAPSAITPKGEKMPEYGGQGPYATPRPMVEDDFRDITEAFVRAALRAREAGFDGVEIHAANGYLFDQFLTTYTNTRTDSYGGPVENRVRFTADVVRAIVRAVGPAFVVGVRLSEAKVNDKSYTWPGGAEEARFIFAALRDAGASYLHIAAEGRDFAFSASLREGRTLTQLARETTHLPVIANGSLHDGTRAARALEDGHADILALGRAAIANPDWPARLAQGRPFDTFDPAILHPAASLENAASWRAAQLEAR; translated from the coding sequence ATGTCGCTCTCGTCGAACACGCACGCAGCCCTTGCCCCTTTTACGTCCGCGCTCGCCGGCCTCTCGTTGCGCAACCGCGCCGCCGTCGCGCCGATGACCCGCGTCAGCACGGCCGGCGATGGCGTCCCCACCGACGCGATGAGGCGTTACTACGCGGACTTCGCCAAAGGCGGATTTGGCCTGATCATCACCGAAGGCAACTACCCCGATCTCGCCCACAGCCAAGCCTACGATCGCCAGCCTGGCCTCGCGACCGACGAGCAGGCCAATGCGTGGCGCCCCATCGTGGCCGACGTCCACGCGGCAGGGGCGAAGATCTTCGTCCAGTTGATGCACGCTGGCGCGCTCGTGCAGGGCAATCGTTACCGCACGCAGAGCGTGGCCCCCTCGGCCATCACGCCAAAGGGCGAGAAAATGCCCGAATACGGTGGCCAAGGGCCCTACGCCACGCCGCGCCCCATGGTGGAAGACGACTTCCGCGATATCACGGAGGCCTTCGTGCGCGCTGCGCTTCGAGCACGCGAGGCGGGGTTCGACGGCGTCGAGATCCACGCCGCCAATGGGTACCTCTTCGACCAATTTTTGACGACGTACACGAACACCCGCACCGACTCGTATGGCGGCCCCGTCGAGAATCGCGTTCGCTTCACCGCCGACGTCGTGCGCGCCATCGTCCGCGCCGTCGGTCCCGCCTTCGTCGTGGGCGTGCGCCTCTCCGAGGCCAAGGTGAACGACAAATCGTACACGTGGCCCGGAGGCGCCGAAGAAGCGCGCTTCATCTTCGCCGCCTTGCGCGACGCCGGCGCGTCGTACCTTCACATCGCCGCCGAAGGCCGCGACTTCGCCTTCTCCGCGAGCCTGCGCGAGGGACGCACGCTCACGCAGCTCGCGCGAGAAACCACGCACCTCCCCGTCATTGCCAACGGCAGCTTGCACGACGGCACCCGCGCCGCGCGCGCGCTCGAGGATGGACACGCCGACATCCTCGCGCTCGGACGGGCCGCCATCGCCAATCCGGATTGGCCCGCGCGTCTCGCCCAAGGCCGACCGTTCGACACGTTCGACCCCGCGATCCTTCACCCCGCCGCCTCGTTGGAGAACGCCGCGTCATGGCGGGCGGCACAACTGGAAGCCCGCTAA
- a CDS encoding GNAT family N-acetyltransferase, with translation MAGGSEDVLLREIVEGPRRALVQLPDMRRIERPGWFQLITPSFRQGGFNEVVCSELPENEVDSIIEATVGEYRRLGVKFRWLVGARSRPADLGARLERAGLIRSASCAMFLETPRPEVPFPAEDVPMPRDVTIEEVDDSTLELYTRVMATGWNVEEGPLEKAHRRIMQENDRSQRFYLGRYQGRPAAVAGYLDLGHSAYLLGAVVLPDFRRHGLYRALVAARLRDARARGLRLATSLARAESSAPILERMGFRTVERLSTYSG, from the coding sequence ATGGCTGGCGGATCGGAGGATGTGCTGCTGCGCGAGATTGTCGAAGGTCCACGCCGGGCGCTCGTGCAACTGCCGGACATGCGCCGGATCGAGCGACCCGGCTGGTTTCAGCTCATTACGCCGTCGTTTCGTCAGGGAGGCTTCAACGAGGTGGTGTGCTCGGAGCTTCCCGAGAACGAGGTCGACTCCATCATCGAAGCGACCGTGGGCGAGTACCGGCGTCTCGGCGTCAAGTTTCGTTGGCTGGTGGGCGCGCGGTCGCGGCCGGCCGATCTGGGCGCGCGTTTGGAACGCGCCGGTCTGATCCGCTCCGCATCGTGCGCGATGTTCCTCGAGACCCCGCGCCCCGAGGTGCCCTTTCCGGCGGAGGATGTGCCGATGCCGCGGGATGTAACCATCGAGGAGGTGGATGACTCGACCCTCGAGCTATACACGCGGGTGATGGCCACCGGATGGAACGTGGAGGAGGGGCCGCTCGAGAAAGCTCACCGGCGGATCATGCAGGAGAACGACAGGTCGCAACGCTTCTACTTGGGGCGCTACCAGGGCCGGCCTGCCGCCGTCGCGGGTTATCTGGATTTGGGACACTCCGCGTATTTGCTTGGTGCGGTGGTGCTGCCCGATTTTCGGCGCCACGGTTTGTACCGCGCGCTGGTGGCGGCACGGCTTCGCGACGCACGCGCACGCGGCCTCCGTTTGGCCACGAGCCTCGCCCGGGCCGAGTCATCGGCACCGATTCTCGAACGCATGGGATTTCGCACCGTGGAGCGCTTATCGACTTATAGTGGCTAA